One part of the Excalfactoria chinensis isolate bCotChi1 chromosome 8, bCotChi1.hap2, whole genome shotgun sequence genome encodes these proteins:
- the LOC140255316 gene encoding retinol dehydrogenase 8-like, which translates to MRHTAAAVSCRSSENSCLTHRVEKMARRNVLITGCSSGIGLALAVKMAKDEQERFKVYATMRNLAKKDALEEAAGHNLGKTLEIKQLDVCDEQSIKTCVNSIPDRRIDVLVSNAGMGLIGPIECQTIDEMKTVMDTNFFGLVRLLKEILPDMKKRKSGHIVIISSVMGIQGILFNDVYAASKFAVEGFCESLAIQALKFKLQLSLIEPGPVVTEFERKVFEDGMKMDLSAADEETAEMFTNIYLKNYKQIFQSLGQSAEEVAEHTVRIILAENPPFRHQTNTLYTPMTTLKYADPNGDLPIDIFYKMVFHHDKIFSASLNFIKLLRWRSRKSFDLGKSSSQ; encoded by the exons ATGAGACATACTGCAGCTGCAGTTAGTTGCCGCTCCTCCGAGAACTCTTGCTTGACCCACAGAGTTGAAAAAATGGCAAGAAGAAACGTCCTTATTACAGGTTGCTCCTCAGGAATTGGATTGGCCTTAGCTGTAAAAATGGCGAAAGATGAACAGGAAAGATTTAAAG TGTATGCCACAATGCGGAACCTGGCCAAGAAAGATGCACTCGAGGAAGCTGCAGGTCATAATCTGGGCAAAACCTTGGAAATCAAGCAACTGGATGTCTGTGATGAACAGTCCATTAAAACGTGTGTGAATAGCATCCCTGACAGAAGGATTGATGTCCTAG TTAGCAATGCTGGAATGGGGCTCATCGGACCAATTGAATGTCAGACTATCgatgaaatgaaaactgtgaTGGATACCAACTTCTTTGGACTGGTTCGACTCCTGAAGGAGATTTTGCCTGAcatgaagaagaggaagagcgGGCATATAGTTATAATAAGCAGTGTTATGGGAATACAAG GTATCTTATTTAATGACGTTTATGCTGCATCTAAGTTTGCGGTGGAAGGATTCTGCGAAAGTTTAGCTATACAAGCACTCAAGTTCAAGCTGCA GTTAAGTTTGATTGAACCAGGTCCAGTGGTTACCGAGTTTGAAAGAAAAGTGTTTGAAGATGGAATGAAAATGGATCTTTCAGCTGCAGATGAGGAAACAGCTGAGATGTTTACTAATATTTACCttaaaaattacaaacaaattTTCCAGAGCCTTGGACAAAGTGCTGAGGAAGTTGCAGAG CATACAGTAAGGATAATACTTGCGGAAAATCCACCGTTTCGCCATCAAACCAATACCTTGTATACACCTATGACAACACTGAAATATGCAGATCCAAATGGAGATCTACCCATTGATATCTTCTACAAAATGGTTTTTCACCATGACAAAATCTTCAGTGCAAGTCTTAACTTCATCAAATTGCTGaggtggagaagcagaaaaagctttGACCTGGGAAAATCCTCATCACAATGA
- the DR1 gene encoding protein Dr1 — protein sequence MASSSGNDDDLTIPRAAINKMIKETLPNVRVANDARELVVNCCTEFIHLISSEANEICNKSEKKTISPEHVIQALESLGFGSYISEVKEVLQECKTVALKRRKASSRLENLGIPEEELLRQQQELFAKARQQQAELAQQEWLQMQQAAQQAQLAAASASASNQAGSSQDEDDEDDI from the exons ATGGCCTCGTCGTCGGGTAACGACGACGACCTCACCATCCCAAGGGCTGCCATCAATAAGATGATCAAGGAGACGCTCCCCAACGTCCGCGTGGCAAACGATGCCCGGGAACTGGTGGTCAACTGCTGCACGGAGTTCATCCACCTCATCTCCTCTGAGGCCAACGAGATCTGCAACAAGTCGGAAAAGAAGACTATATCCCCGGAGCATGTCATACAAG caCTAGAAAGTTTGGGCTTTGGCTCCTATATCAGTGAAGTAAAAGAAGTCTTACAAGAATGCAAAACCGTAGCACTAAAGAGAAGAAAGGCCAGTTCACGCCTGGAAAACCTCGGCATTCCGGAAGAAGAGCTTCTAAGGCAGCAACAGGAATTATTTGCAAAA GCTAGACAACAGCAAGCAGAACTGGCACAGCAAGAGTGGCTGCAGATGCAACAAGCAGCTCAACAGGCACAACTTGCTGCTGCCTCAGCCAGTGCATCCAATCAGGCAGGATCTTCTCaggatgaagatgatgaagatgataTCTGA